In Pleurocapsa sp. PCC 7319, the following are encoded in one genomic region:
- a CDS encoding NADH:flavin oxidoreductase, translating to MIFQPLKFRHLTVKNRIFRSSVTGRWDNYDGSGTQARINWENKFAKGGVGAIVSSYVPISIEGRITPNVVTIDCDARIPFWQTVGEAVHRYNCKYILQLSHSGRQRDIEGIENTLTRSHGIDPKPAPSSTDEADQINGLPAIKMPTWKVKDIVQDFAKAADRAKEAGLDGVELHSSHGYLINQFLSSAINRRTDQYGGELKNRYRFLQEIVKEIRKVVGEDFHLQAKISVREFNNIIPPWQKSGNTFEEAIQICQWLEEDGVDALHISRGSTFPHPLLPSGPFPLRMLRYTYDTMTSSGGKASFRNLILFRYRLLQPIFQLLWRRLPKKIGDRYQQPVKGSEIQDEWLDDFFKEHVSTAEFQQLIEKHQGTVLRDAQEIKQNLKEIPIITTGGFQQASYINKAIAEGYTDAVSMARTLVANNDLVNQFHAGRDIAQKPCTYCNECLGAYLELPLGCYNLERFYQRSIQNLTAEEQDKAMQEAAKARTKEVMTVFDPPPKPYVPPM from the coding sequence ATGATCTTTCAACCATTGAAATTTCGACACCTGACAGTTAAAAATCGTATTTTTCGCTCTAGTGTTACTGGACGTTGGGATAATTACGACGGTTCTGGAACTCAAGCTCGGATCAATTGGGAGAATAAGTTTGCCAAAGGAGGAGTTGGAGCAATTGTTTCCTCCTATGTACCTATTTCGATTGAAGGTCGCATTACCCCTAATGTTGTCACCATAGATTGTGATGCCAGAATTCCTTTTTGGCAGACTGTGGGGGAAGCAGTGCATCGATATAATTGCAAATATATCCTTCAGCTTAGTCATTCTGGTCGTCAGAGGGATATCGAAGGAATTGAAAATACCTTAACTCGATCGCATGGTATCGATCCCAAGCCAGCTCCTAGTTCGACGGATGAAGCCGATCAAATTAACGGTCTACCCGCGATCAAAATGCCAACCTGGAAAGTCAAAGATATAGTTCAAGACTTTGCCAAAGCAGCAGACAGAGCCAAAGAAGCTGGTCTTGATGGGGTTGAACTCCATAGCTCTCATGGATACTTAATTAATCAATTTCTTAGTTCGGCAATCAATCGACGAACAGATCAATATGGAGGCGAGCTTAAAAATCGCTATCGATTTTTGCAGGAAATTGTCAAAGAAATCCGTAAAGTCGTAGGAGAAGACTTTCATCTTCAAGCCAAAATTAGCGTAAGAGAATTCAACAATATTATTCCTCCCTGGCAAAAGTCGGGTAATACTTTTGAGGAGGCAATCCAAATTTGTCAGTGGTTAGAAGAAGATGGAGTTGATGCTCTGCACATTTCTCGTGGTAGTACTTTTCCGCACCCTCTATTACCCTCTGGACCTTTTCCTTTGAGAATGCTGCGTTATACCTACGATACGATGACATCAAGTGGGGGCAAAGCCAGCTTTCGTAACTTAATTCTGTTTCGCTATCGATTACTCCAGCCAATTTTCCAATTACTTTGGCGACGATTACCGAAAAAAATCGGCGATCGCTATCAACAGCCAGTCAAAGGTTCCGAGATTCAGGATGAATGGCTAGATGACTTTTTCAAAGAACACGTATCTACAGCAGAATTTCAACAACTAATAGAAAAACATCAAGGTACAGTTCTCAGGGATGCTCAAGAAATCAAGCAGAATTTAAAAGAAATTCCCATCATTACCACTGGAGGATTTCAACAGGCATCGTACATCAATAAAGCGATCGCCGAAGGCTATACAGATGCTGTAAGTATGGCTCGCACCTTAGTTGCCAATAACGATCTGGTCAACCAATTCCACGCAGGAAGGGATATTGCCCAAAAGCCTTGTACCTATTGTAATGAATGCTTGGGAGCATATTTAGAGCTACCTTTAGGCTGCTACAACTTAGAACGTTTTTATCAGCGATCGATTCAAAACCTAACTGCTGAAGAGCAAGATAAAGCAATGCAGGAAGCAGCAAAAGCGAGAACCAAGGAGGTGATGACAGTATTCGATCCTCCTCCTAAGCCATATGTTCCGCCGATGTAG